In Ostrea edulis chromosome 4, xbOstEdul1.1, whole genome shotgun sequence, a single window of DNA contains:
- the LOC125669293 gene encoding uncharacterized protein LOC125669293 translates to MISQTRETNTPYYCSNDRAMVASPPALKVQSKNNTIRLFLCVMMISCTSAFPSPFVKQDNNRTVVMFRNQICKPVDPQHLTQRMGEFFDSSKMALDEATVKRSIDDDLLQSDDPNVDDDGLYSDDDSDDDEDMSDKKQSSSDKTNYIHKYTEDPNHPDYLKSMQFMRRKRDTDRYRSVDEFKSQYQLLMESKAKRKQFKRFIRKSKKLKQKKRLPWTCKTKKVWLKMEEGYFPSYIRSAQCKSKKCFFNYNECIPRKYTVSILKRDPNNCNPVPSYGHNTTYEERWFFDKFHVTVFCECGVGSGRRRGKGRKPRS, encoded by the exons ATGATTTCACAAACTAGAGAGACAAACACACCTTATTACTGTTCCAATGACCGTGCAATGGTTGCTTCTCCGCCTGCTCTAAAG GTACAAAGCAAGAATAATACGATTCGCCTTTTTCTGTGTGTCATGATGATAAGTTGTACCAGCGCTTTTCCAAGTCCATTTGTTAAACAAGATAACAACAGAACTGTCGTCATGTTTCGCAACCAGATCTGTAAACCAGTAGACCCTCAACATTTAACGCAGAGAATGGGTGAATTCTTTGACAGTTCTAAGATGGCCTTGGATGAGGCTACCGTCAAACGCAGTATAGACGATGATTTACTACAAAGTGACGACCCCAACGTGGATGATGATGGATTATACTCAGATGATGATTCTGACGACGACGAGGATATGAGTGATAAAAAACAGTCGAGTAGTGATAAAACTAATTACATTCATAAATACACAGAGGATCCGAATCACCCGGATTATCTCAAGTCCATGCAGTTTATGCGGCGGAAAAGGGATACTGACAGATACCGGAGTGTAGACGAATTCAAATCTCAGTATCAGTTATTAATGGAATCAAAAGCAAagagaaaacaatttaaaagatTCATTAGGaaatcaaaaaaattaaaacagaaaaagaGATTGCCATGGACATGTAAGACAAAGAAGGTGTGGTTAAAAATGGAAGAGGGGTATTTTCCCAGTTATATTCGGTCGGCACAGTGTAAATCTAAAAAGTGTTTTTTCAATTACAATGAGTGTATTCCAAGGAAATACACCGTCTCCATTCTCAAACGAGATCCAAATAACTGCAATCCGGTTCCCAGTTATGGACATAACACAACATACGAGGAACGGTGGTTTTTCGATAAGTTTCACGTGACCGTGTTCTGTGAATGTGGAGTTGGTTCAGGACGACGTAGGGGCAAAGGCCGGAAACCACGGTCGTGA